The genomic window TCACTGTGCACCGCGTCGTCGGCGGAGTCGACCGAGACCGTGCCACCCTCCAGGACGGTGATCACCCCGGACTTCAGGCCCTTCGCGGAGACGTCGTCGGAAGGCTGCACCGAGTGCCCGCCGCCGGAGGCGACAGTGATCGTGCCGCCGGTGACCACGATGTCGGTGGTCGCATCGACCCCGTCACCGGTGCTGGTCACCGCGATCGTGCCGCCGGACACCGACACGTACCCGCGCTCGGCGTCCTCGTCGTTGTCGGCCTTGATGCCGTCGCCGCCGGCGGTCACGGTGATCGTGCCACCGGTGACCACGACGTAGTCCTTGCCGCGGATGCCGTCGTCCTTCGCGGTCACGGTGACCGTGCCGGCCTCGACGAGCAGGCCGTCCTTGGCGGCGATCGCGTCGTTGCCGTTACCGGTGACGGTCAGCTTCCCGTCGCCGTCGACCGTCAGGTCACCGGCACTGAACAGGGCCGCGTTGACGTCCGCGTCCGCGGCGTACGAGGAGGTGTCGGCAAGGGTGTTGGTGCTGCCCGCGGCGAGCTGGACGACCAGCTCCTTGACCTCGGTGGCGGCGATCGCGGCACTGTCCGAGCTGGTGATCGAGGCGCCGTCGAGGATCAGGGTGACGGTGGCGTCCGGGGCGTTCACCACGATCTGCCCGGCCAGCTCACCACTGACCGTGTAGGTGCCGGCCGCGGTGATGGTGACCGTGTTCCCGTCGACCGTCACACCGTCGGCGCTGGAGGTGGCCGAACTGCCGGTCAGGGTGATCGTGCCGGTGGTGCCGGCCTCGTCACTGCCGGCGCTGTGCACCTCTTTGTCGGCAGCCAGAACGGTAGCGGCGTTCTGGGTGCCGTCGACGGTGGAGGCGTCCACGGTCGTGGTGACCGCGACCTCGGTCGCCGAGGTGGAACTCTCCGACGAGGAGCAGCCGGCCAGCATGGCGGCGGCCAGGACCAGGGAGCTGACGGCGGCGATGACCTTATTGCGGAGTCTCATCAGAACCCTTTCATGAAGTTGCGGAGGACGGGACGCCAGCGGTTGGCGGGGAGTTCGGGACGCAGCGCGGCGAGCCCGGTCGCGTACTTCGAGATCGAGCAGGGCCGGTGCCCGAGCGACCAGAGCAGCCGGTCGACGTCCGAGGCGGCTCGCGCCGACTTGGTCTCGATGATCACCGAGTGCGGCATGTGGGTGGTCGAACCGTCCGGGAGTTGCCAGGTCAGGCCGGTGTCGATGGTGACCCGGCTGCCGGTGGACGGGACGAAGAGCGTGTTGCGGCGGTAGTAGGTCGCCATCACCGGCTGGAAATCGAGTCCCTCCGGGCTGATCCCGGCGCCGGCCAGTGTCTCGGCGGTGTAGGCCCGGCCCTCATGGCCCAGGTCGGCACCGTTCCCGGCGTACGGGATCCGCTCCTTCACGGTCTGGCCCCGCCCGCCGCGGGTCTTCACCTCGACGAAATTCAGCCCGCTGTCCAGATAGGTGCGGACCCGGACCTTGAACCGGCGCCGCCGCTGGTAGGCCGCGGCGTGGAAGGCGTCGAGCCCGGCCGTGTCGAAGTAGATCGAGCGGTACCCGAAGGTGCGCTGCTGGTCGATCTGCAGGGCCCGCACGTCGTACGGCATCCGGTCGAGCACAGCCGGCAGCGCGTCGGCGGGCAGCAGGTACTTGCGGTCCAGTCGGGTCAGCAGGGCGGCCTCACCGACCAGTTCCGCCAGCGAGACCGGGGCGAACCGGTGGAAGTGCGGGACCTCGACGGTGACGCTCATCGGGCGTTCACCCGCTCCATCTGCGGGCCCAGCTCGGTGCGGATCCGCGACGCCGCGGCGATCCAGCGGACCTCGACCAGGGTGCTGTCGTTCACC from Actinoplanes derwentensis includes these protein-coding regions:
- a CDS encoding carbohydrate-binding domain-containing protein; its protein translation is MRLRNKVIAAVSSLVLAAAMLAGCSSSESSTSATEVAVTTTVDASTVDGTQNAATVLAADKEVHSAGSDEAGTTGTITLTGSSATSSADGVTVDGNTVTITAAGTYTVSGELAGQIVVNAPDATVTLILDGASITSSDSAAIAATEVKELVVQLAAGSTNTLADTSSYAADADVNAALFSAGDLTVDGDGKLTVTGNGNDAIAAKDGLLVEAGTVTVTAKDDGIRGKDYVVVTGGTITVTAGGDGIKADNDEDAERGYVSVSGGTIAVTSTGDGVDATTDIVVTGGTITVASGGGHSVQPSDDVSAKGLKSGVITVLEGGTVSVDSADDAVHSDGAVHFNGAKVTSASGDDGVHAEGQLIVDAGSVTVTSAVEGVEAAAIVINDGTVEVTSSDDGLNAAGGTTSAETTDQGGGFGGGPGGGEEVGDFSVTVNGGSLVINSDGDGLDSNGTASITGGTVVVNGPEGNGNGALDVNGTFTISGGTLLAAGSSGMVVTPATESEQAWISSTMDSAIAAGTTVQITDSSGTVVGTFVTSKSVQNITYSSAAIKSGEEYTISTGGTATGSSTGGLAESGTLGSATKVATVTAGTAPAGGGRGRGGR
- a CDS encoding polyphosphate polymerase domain-containing protein, with translation MSVTVEVPHFHRFAPVSLAELVGEAALLTRLDRKYLLPADALPAVLDRMPYDVRALQIDQQRTFGYRSIYFDTAGLDAFHAAAYQRRRRFKVRVRTYLDSGLNFVEVKTRGGRGQTVKERIPYAGNGADLGHEGRAYTAETLAGAGISPEGLDFQPVMATYYRRNTLFVPSTGSRVTIDTGLTWQLPDGSTTHMPHSVIIETKSARAASDVDRLLWSLGHRPCSISKYATGLAALRPELPANRWRPVLRNFMKGF